The proteins below are encoded in one region of Heliangelus exortis chromosome 22, bHelExo1.hap1, whole genome shotgun sequence:
- the PSMD5 gene encoding 26S proteasome non-ATPase regulatory subunit 5 isoform X2, giving the protein MAEAEAVAELLERAARRDSPLEELRALRLAVHAVPPAALRACLSDDHLGALFALLSVSDREQVSACVSILERLLQALDPLYVIQNLREELQKGLFHPDDSVKILSISQVGRIVENSDAITEILNSPELLRQIINCIGGEKIAVAKEAIKSLSRIAQTQDGLEALFVSSLLSDLKNVMATNDIVRYRVYELIVEISSVSAESLNYCANSGLIAELIGELTGDDVLVRAACIEMVTSLAHTPHGRQYLAQQGVIDKISNIILGAESDPFSGFYIPGFVKFFGNLAVVDSPQQICERYPVFMEKVFEMAESHDPTMIGVAVDTLGVLGSNVEGKQVLQKARSRFQNLLNRIGHQAKNAPTELRLRCLDAIAALLYLPPEQQTEDLLRMTESWFTSLSTQPLELFRSISTQPFPDLHCGALRVFTLLLLKATLCAESLASALHGTFAKYNILESAEMPNKGIFLFICTHMLYFVEFELNILIN; this is encoded by the exons ATGGCGGAGGCGGAGGCTGTGGCGGAGCTGCTGGAGCGGGCGGCCCGGCGGGACTCACCGTTGGAGGAGCTGCGGGCTCTGCGCTTGGCCGTCCATGCCGTGCCGCCCGCCGCCCTCCGCGCCTGCCTCAGCGACGACCACCTGGGAGCGCTCTTCGCCCTCCTCAGCGTTAGTGACCG GGAGCAGGTGTCTGCCTGTGTTTCCATCCTGGAGAGGCTCCTGCAGGCCCTGGACCCGCTCTATGTGATCCAGAACCTgagagaagagctgcagaaagggCTTTTCCATCCCGACGACTCCGTGAAAATCCTCAGCATCTCTCAG GTGGGGAGGATTGTTGAAAACTCAGATGCTATCACAGAGATTCTCAACAGTCCTGAATTATTAAGGCAAATAATAAATTGCATTGGTGGAGAGAAAATAGCAGTGGCTAAAGAG GCCATCAAATCTCTCTCAAGAATAGCACAGACACAAGATGGCTTGGAGGCTTTATTTGTGAGCAGTTTGTTGAGTGACTTGAAAAATGTGATGGCAACAAATGATATTGTTCGATACAGAGTGTATGAG ttaattgTTGAGATTTCTTCAGTGTCAGCAGAGTCCCTGAATTACTGTGCAAACAGTGGGCTGATAGCAGAGCTGATTGGAGAGCTGACTGGAGATGATGTGCTGGTCAG AGCTGCCTGCATAGAGATGGTGACCTCCCTGGCCCATACTCCCCACGGGCGTCAGTACCTTGCTCAGCAAGGGGTTATTGATAAAATTTCAAACATCATCCTTGGTGCAGAGTCTGATCCTTTCTCAGGCTTCTATATACCAG gatttGTTAAATTTTTTGGAAACCTGGCTGTTGTAGATAGTCCCCAGCAGATCTGTGAACGATACCCTGTCTTCATGGAAAAAGTCTTTGAGATGGCAGAAAGTCATGATCCAACCATGATTGGGGTGGCTGTGGACACTCTGGGAGTCCTGGGATCAAATGTGGAAGGCAAACAGGTCTTGCAGAAAGCTA GGAGTAGATTTCAAAATCTGTTAAACAGGATAGGGCACCAGGCAAAGAATGCCCCCACGGAGCTACGACTTCGGTGCTTGGATGCCATTGCAGCTCTGCTTTACTTGCCT CCAGAGCAGCAGACAGAAGACCTTTTAAGAATGACTGAATCCTGGTTCACCTCCTTGTCTACCCAGCCCTTGGAACTCTTCAGGAGCATCAGTACTCAGCCCTTCCCTGATCTCCACTGTGGGGCTTTACGGGTATTTACT CTGTTGCTTTTGAAGGCTACTCTGTGTGCTGAATCTTTAGCATCTGCTTTGCATGGTACATTTGCCAAATACAATATTTTAGAATCCGCAGAGATGCCAAAcaaggggatttttttattcatttgtaCACATATGCTTTATTTTGTTGAGTTTGAGCTCAACATTCTGATTAATTGA
- the PSMD5 gene encoding 26S proteasome non-ATPase regulatory subunit 5 isoform X1, producing the protein MAEAEAVAELLERAARRDSPLEELRALRLAVHAVPPAALRACLSDDHLGALFALLSVSDREQVSACVSILERLLQALDPLYVIQNLREELQKGLFHPDDSVKILSISQVGRIVENSDAITEILNSPELLRQIINCIGGEKIAVAKEAIKSLSRIAQTQDGLEALFVSSLLSDLKNVMATNDIVRYRVYELIVEISSVSAESLNYCANSGLIAELIGELTGDDVLVRAACIEMVTSLAHTPHGRQYLAQQGVIDKISNIILGAESDPFSGFYIPGFVKFFGNLAVVDSPQQICERYPVFMEKVFEMAESHDPTMIGVAVDTLGVLGSNVEGKQVLQKARSRFQNLLNRIGHQAKNAPTELRLRCLDAIAALLYLPPEQQTEDLLRMTESWFTSLSTQPLELFRSISTQPFPDLHCGALRVFTAIANQPWAQKLMIDSPGFVEYVVDRSVEPDKASKDAKYELVKALVNSKTIAEIFGNQYYLRLRAYLREGPYYVKAVSTTAVEGAE; encoded by the exons ATGGCGGAGGCGGAGGCTGTGGCGGAGCTGCTGGAGCGGGCGGCCCGGCGGGACTCACCGTTGGAGGAGCTGCGGGCTCTGCGCTTGGCCGTCCATGCCGTGCCGCCCGCCGCCCTCCGCGCCTGCCTCAGCGACGACCACCTGGGAGCGCTCTTCGCCCTCCTCAGCGTTAGTGACCG GGAGCAGGTGTCTGCCTGTGTTTCCATCCTGGAGAGGCTCCTGCAGGCCCTGGACCCGCTCTATGTGATCCAGAACCTgagagaagagctgcagaaagggCTTTTCCATCCCGACGACTCCGTGAAAATCCTCAGCATCTCTCAG GTGGGGAGGATTGTTGAAAACTCAGATGCTATCACAGAGATTCTCAACAGTCCTGAATTATTAAGGCAAATAATAAATTGCATTGGTGGAGAGAAAATAGCAGTGGCTAAAGAG GCCATCAAATCTCTCTCAAGAATAGCACAGACACAAGATGGCTTGGAGGCTTTATTTGTGAGCAGTTTGTTGAGTGACTTGAAAAATGTGATGGCAACAAATGATATTGTTCGATACAGAGTGTATGAG ttaattgTTGAGATTTCTTCAGTGTCAGCAGAGTCCCTGAATTACTGTGCAAACAGTGGGCTGATAGCAGAGCTGATTGGAGAGCTGACTGGAGATGATGTGCTGGTCAG AGCTGCCTGCATAGAGATGGTGACCTCCCTGGCCCATACTCCCCACGGGCGTCAGTACCTTGCTCAGCAAGGGGTTATTGATAAAATTTCAAACATCATCCTTGGTGCAGAGTCTGATCCTTTCTCAGGCTTCTATATACCAG gatttGTTAAATTTTTTGGAAACCTGGCTGTTGTAGATAGTCCCCAGCAGATCTGTGAACGATACCCTGTCTTCATGGAAAAAGTCTTTGAGATGGCAGAAAGTCATGATCCAACCATGATTGGGGTGGCTGTGGACACTCTGGGAGTCCTGGGATCAAATGTGGAAGGCAAACAGGTCTTGCAGAAAGCTA GGAGTAGATTTCAAAATCTGTTAAACAGGATAGGGCACCAGGCAAAGAATGCCCCCACGGAGCTACGACTTCGGTGCTTGGATGCCATTGCAGCTCTGCTTTACTTGCCT CCAGAGCAGCAGACAGAAGACCTTTTAAGAATGACTGAATCCTGGTTCACCTCCTTGTCTACCCAGCCCTTGGAACTCTTCAGGAGCATCAGTACTCAGCCCTTCCCTGATCTCCACTGTGGGGCTTTACGGGTATTTACT GCGATTGCAAATCAACCGTGGGCCCAGAAGTTGATGATTGACAGTCCAGGATTTGTGGAGTACGTTGTAGACAGATCTGTGGAGCCAGACAAAGCTTCCAAAGATGCCAAATATGAACTGGTTAAGGCCCTTGTCAACTCTAAAACAATTGCAGAAATCTTTGGGAATCAATATTACTTGAGGCTTAGGGCTTACTTGAGGGAAGGCCCTTATTATGTTAAGGCAGTTTCTACTACAGCTGTGGAAGGAGCAGAATAA
- the B3GALT9 gene encoding LOW QUALITY PROTEIN: beta-1,3-galactosyltransferase 9 (The sequence of the model RefSeq protein was modified relative to this genomic sequence to represent the inferred CDS: inserted 1 base in 1 codon), translated as MGAPRCRSRGHGHSHRRRPAAGGPSRHGPGAPHPGGDAAPEGEQQVPGSCGRRRRRKRRWGGGSRPTRTGGAAAIPAPPAQPLGGSRRLVLPPGPPVSTAPPADRHRTGTATPGYRTQPGPQRHRDSHVANPTRPSPGSLGTEPDPTRPAPPVPPRARTGLMLCRLRTHQWCFILFNILLFHVLLFGADLLEQYFLSSLPLSYTDGKALEIRERARKLDTEPLKLSLSLTVSSTASCSHQEIFLLVLVCSSPENRARREVIRQTWGNVTESRGYSVLTLFALGKPPPGTPQLEITAEAQKHRDIIEGSFMDSPQTQTQKMLMSVEWAVAFCPQARYILKTAEDVFVGIPSLVGYLLSLTQLEDIYLGRVIHQAMPDRDPASPGFVPTHHYPEEFYPDYCQGSAFIMSQDVARKVLVAAKEVPPSVPPEIFIGICAKKAGITPTHSSRFSGEKHISYNRCCYQFIFTSSNMKQEELFRDWKETSDGNDCSLLETYYGLVSCKVLTYIDKFKQFSXRIEYEVLHFAD; from the exons ATGGGCGCCCCGCGCTGCCGCAGCCGCGGGCACGGGCACAGCCACCGCCGCCGTCCCGCTGCCGGCGGCCCATCACGGCACGGCCCGGGGGCTCCGCATCCCGGGGGCGACGCGGCGCCGGAGGGAGAGCAACAGGTGCCGGGAAGTTgcgggaggaggaggcggaggaagaggaggtgggggggggggtcccgcCCTACGCGCACCGGAGGAGCGGCAGCGATCCCCGCACCCCCCGCCCAACCTCTGGGCGGGAGCCGCCGCCTCGTGCTGCCGCCGGGACCCCCCGTGAGCACAGCGCCCCCTGCCGACCGGCACCGCACCGGCACCGCGACCCCCGGGTACCGAACCCAACCCGGCCCGCAACGGCACCGCGACTCCCACGTGGCGAACCCGACCCGGCCCTCACCGGGATCCCTGGGTACCGAACCCGACCCGACCCGGCCAGCACCGCCTGTTCCCCCCCGCGCCCGCACCGGG CTGATGCTCTGCAGGCTCCGCACTCACCAGTGGTGCTTCATCctctttaatattttgcttttccacGTGCTGCTTTTTGGAGCAGATTTACTGGAGCAGTATTTCCTGAGCTCCTTACCTCTTTCCTACACCGACGGGAAGGCTCTTGAAATcagggagagagccaggaagCTGGACACAGAGCCTCTGAAGCTCAGTCTCTCTCTCACtgtcagcagcacagcctcATGCTCACATCAGGAGATATTTTTGCTCGTTCTTgtctgcagcagcccagagaaCAGGGCAAGGCGTGAGGTGATCAGGCAGACGTGGGGCAACGTGACAGAAAGCAGAGGTTACAGTGTCCTGACTCTGTTTGCTCTGGGAAAGCCACCCCCAGGAACCCCCCAGCTGGAGATCACTGCAGAGGCTCAAAAGCACAGGGACATTATTGAAGGCAGCTTCATGGATTCTCCCCAGACACAGACCCAGAAGATGTTGATGAGTGTGGAGTGGGCAGTGGCTTTCTGTCCCCAGGCAAGGTACATCCTTAAAACAGCTGAAGATGTGTTTGTGGGCATTCCCAGCCTGGTTGGGTACTTGCTGAGCTTAACACAGCTTGAGGACATCTACCTGGGGAGGGTCATCCACCAAGCCATGCCTGACAGAgaccctgccagccctggcttTGTTCCCACCCATCACTACCCAGAGGAGTTTTACCCAGACTACTGCCAGGGCAGTGCTTTCATCATGTCCCAGGACGTGGCTCGCAAGGTGCTGGTGGCTGCCAAGGAGGTGCCACCCTCAGTGCCCCCCGAGATCTTCATTGGCATCTGTGCCAAGAAAGCTGGCATCACCCCCACCCACAGCTCCCGTTTCTCTGGGGAAAAGCACATCAGCTACAACAGATGCTGCTATCAATTCATCTTCACCTCTTCCAACATGAAGCAGGAGGAGTTGTTCAGAGACTGGAAGGAAACAAGTGATGGGAATGATTGCTCATTACTGGAAACTTACTATGGTCTGGTGTCCTGCAAGGTTTTGACCTATATTGATAAGTTCAAACAGTTTA TTAGAATAGAGTATGAGGTGCTTCATTTTGCTGATTAA